One segment of Ciona intestinalis unplaced genomic scaffold, KH HT000134.2, whole genome shotgun sequence DNA contains the following:
- the LOC100185745 gene encoding alpha-soluble NSF attachment protein-like, with product MSKEKEACEILAEAEKLSKSGTGFFSQLFGGSMKLEDACDKYVKAGNLFKMGKKWSEAGAAFRKSADIREKLANKHESASNLVDAAGCYKKSEPEQAITCLARAIDIFTDMGRFTIAAKHHMSIAELYEADALNIEKAIAHYEKAADYYDGEDSKSSANKCWLKVAAYAAQLQQYTKAIELYERVALTSIESPLLKYAAKEYMFKATLCQFCLGCSGVDARQAIEKYEEWMPAFEDSRECKLVKKLIEAYENNSADGFAEAIAEYDKVTRIDEWLTTILLRIKKTIAGGDEDIDNM from the exons ATGTCTAAGGAAAAGGAAGCTTGTGAAATATTGGCCGAGGCtgaaaaactttcaaaatcgGGGACGGGATTTTTCTCGCAATTATTCGGAGGTTCAATGAAGCTTGAAGATGCTTGCGACAAATATGTGAAGGCTGGGAACTTATTTAAG ATGGGGAAGAAATGGAGTGAAGCAGGAGCTGCGTTCCGCAAGTCGGCCGACATCCGTGAAAAACTCGCGAACAAACATGAGTCAGCGTCGAACCTCGTTGACGCGGCAGGTTGTTACAAAAAGTCCGAGCCGGAGCAAGCGATCACTTGCTTAGCAAGA GCAATAGACATCTTCACTGACATGGGTCGTTTCACCATCGCTGCCAAACATCATATGTCGATCGCCGAACTTTACGAGGCTGATGCTTTGAACATTGAGAAAGCAATCGCCCATTATGAAAAG GCCGCTGATTACTATGATGGCGAAGACTCGAAGAGCAGTGCCAACAAATGTTGGTTAAAAGTTGCTGCTTACGCTGCTCAGTTGCAACAATATACCAAAGCCATCGAACTTTATGAGAGGGTCGCTCTCACCTCTATAGAAAGCCCATTGTTGAAATATGCAGCCAAGGAATATATGTTTAAAGCTACATTATGTCAGTTCTGTTTGGGATGCAGTGGTGTAGACGCAAG ACAAGCAATAGAGAAGTATGAGGAATGGATGCCAGCCTTCGAGGATAGCAGGGAATGCAAGTTGGTTAAGAAGTTGATTGAAGCTTACGAGAACAACTCAGCTGATGGATTCGCTGAAGCTATTGCTGAATATGATAAAGTAACAAGGATAGATGAATGGCTGACGACAATTCTGCTGCGAATCAAGAAGACAATCGCAGGGGGGGACGAAGATATTGATAATATGTGA
- the LOC100175538 gene encoding uncharacterized protein LOC100175538 produces the protein MQQVYNGDYRKAPGKRIFLSQHEEDENKVKDSAHILKSNETKSLLEFIHKDIIGNGVAYDGPFGKRKLVYCDYIATGRALESIETYIKENVLPWYGNVHTTTSVTSHQSTLFQNESRLMVRNFVRASEHDAVIFTGNGVTGAVHKLISGLHFIKPVVVFVGPYEHHSNLLPWREIACKVIRISETIKGEVNIEHLDAALMAWKETNYHLIGCFSAASNITGIITNVDMVSSTLHKHGAFAFWDYATAGPYVDIDMHPTYQGSSKDAVFISAHKFVGGVDCPGILVASKSLFKNPVPSGSGGGSVFFVSDKSHRYLQDIEMREEGGTPRLVGIVRAAMAMQMKHTVGMENILNEEKRLYNKAMAVWEKCSNLHILGSPQVSVNNRLAVFSFLVYHPESSLYLHHNFVTAVLNDLFGIQARGGCACAGPYAQDLLGIDDKTVLEFEAALLEDSRLNRTHLRRQEECSSTEVLRPGFVRISLPYFCSEVEADFIINAVAMVSKYAWKLLPLYMFNPETGQWKHNKHKVFTQRQWIGDVKFTGSGMKINPRVEKRVSSDSILNENEILEFAEELFQNPVRNENLPDQRLIFPENVRHLCWFLLPSDALQMQLKSKQIERKLHCPVKVRTTIKELTKDEISQLVKVPENFVHQINESETMIRKQVVNIKTISTEKPKPVVTINGNAKTTNENTITCNVKVMPSTLINACPVPKPKATRPVAKVAFPSVPKNLFKLSIKAINDFKMIKDKDKVLVCLSGGKDSLSMLHVLHQYQYQAGSNNIHFELGAVTIDPMNPSFDPSPLIPYMKSLNIEYFYEKQGIMDQATSVNASSVCSFCSRMKRGRIYAAARREGWNVLAFAHHLDDLAETFLMSAFHNGLLHTMKAHYTIKEGDLRVIRPFIYVRETETRKFAETALLPVIPENCPACFEAPKERHRVKQLLASQEILHPRMFFSLREALYPLMGNSKNFDQNPDTLVSLFKKVNVLDNE, from the coding sequence ATGCAACAAGTTTACAATGGAGATTACAGGAAAGCGCCGGGCAAGCGGATATTTCTAAGCCAGCACGAAGAAGatgaaaacaaagtaaaagacTCCGCGCATATACTAAAATCCAACGAGACAAAAAGTTTGTTGGAATTTATCCATAAAGACATTATCGGTAATGGTGTTGCATATGATGGCCCTTTTGGTAAGAGAAAATTAGTCTATTGCGATTATATAGCGACTGGAAGGGCATTGGAATCGATTGAAACTTATATAAAGGAAAACGTCTTACCTTGGTATGGAAACGTTCATACAACcacctctgtgacgtcacaccagtCGACATTGTTTCAAAATGAGTCGAGATTAATGGTTCGTAACTTTGTGCGTGCTAGTGAACATGATGCTGTTATATTTACTGGTAACGGTGTGACTGGTGCGGTTCATAAACTTATTAGTGGTTTACATTTCATTAAACCTGTGGTTGTGTTTGTTGGTCCTTATGAACACCATTCTAATCTACTGCCTTGGAGGGAAATTGCTTGTAAAGTAATTCGTATATCAGAAACCATAAAAGGGGAAGTGAATATTGAACATTTAGATGCAGCTTTAATGGCATGGAAGGAAACAAATTATCATTTAATCGGTTGTTTTTCCGCTGCTTCTAATATAACAGGGATTATCACAAACGTTGATATGGTTTCTTCAACCCTGCATAAACATGGGGCTTTTGCGTTCTGGGATTACGCAACAGCTGGGCCTTATGTGGACATTGATATGCACCCAACATATCAAGGCTCGTCAAAAGATGCCGTGTTTATTTCCGCACATAAGTTTGTTGGTGGTGTGGATTGCCCAGGGATTCTCGTTGCTAGTAAAAGTTTGTTCAAGAATCCTGTTCCCTCTGGTTCTGGTGGAGGCTCCGTGTTTTTTGTTTCCGATAAAAGTCATCGATATTTGCAAGATATTGAGATGAGAGAAGAAGGGGGAACACCAAGGTTGGTTGGGATCGTGCGCGCTGCGATGGCTATGCAGATGAAACACACAGTAGGgatggaaaatatattaaacgaAGAGAAGAGATTGTATAATAAAGCTATGGCTGTTTGGGAAAAGTGTTCAAACTTACATATACTTGGTAGTCCACAAGTGTCTGTAAATAATCGTTTGGCTGTGTTTTCCTTTCTAGTATATCACCCAGAGTCTTCTCTATATTTACACCACAACTTCGTAACTGCAGTGTTGAATGATTTGTTTGGAATCCAAGCCAGAGGTGGTTGTGCATGTGCCGGACCTTATGCACAAGATTTATTGGGCATTGATGATAAAACTGTATTAGAATTTGAAGCAGCTTTGTTAGAGGACAGTAGATTGAACCGCACTCACCTAAGAAGGCAGGAGGAATGTTCTTCGACTGAGGTTTTACGACCAGGCTTTGTGAGGATCAGCCTCCCATATTTCTGCAGTGAAGTTGAAGctgattttataataaatgcgGTTGCAATGGTGTCTAAATATGCATGGAAGCTTCTGCCACTTTATATGTTTAACCCAGAGACGGGGCAGTGGAaacataacaaacataaaGTCTTCACACAGAGGCAGTGGATTGGGGATGTAAAGTTTACCGGGTCTGGCATGAAGATTAATCCTCGCGTTGAAAAACGAGTTTCATCTGACTccattttaaacgaaaatgaGATTTTGGAATTTGCTGAAGAGTTGTTTCAAAATCCTGTTAGAAATGAAAACCTGCCAGACCAGCGATTGATATTTCCTGAAAATGTTCGCCATTTATGTTGGTTCCTATTGCCCTCTGATGCGTTACAGATGCAACTGAAATCAAAGCAGATTGAAAGGAAACTTCATTGCCCCGTTAAAGTAAGAACAACCATTAAGGAATTAACGAAAGATGAGATTAGTCAACTTGTTAAAGTACCTGAGAATTTTGTTCATCAAATTAATGAATCAGAAACAATGATTCGCAAACAAGTTGTAAATATCAAAACTATTTCAACTGAAAAACCCAAACCTGTGGTGACCATTAATGGCAATGCTAAAACTACAAATGAAAATACTATTACTTGTAATGTGAAGGTTATGCCTTCTACATTAATCAATGCTTGTCCAGTTCCTAAGCCTAAAGCAACCCGCCCAGTAGCGAAGGTTGCTTTCCCCTCTGTGCCTAAAAATCTGTTCAAGCTTTCTATAAAAGCAATCAATGATTTCAAGATGATAAAAGACAAGGATAAGGTCCTTGTTTGCTTATCTGGTGGGAAAGATTCATTATCAATGCTTCATGTGCTGCACCAGTACCAATACCAAGCTGGAAGTAACAACATTCATTTTGAGCTCGGAGCTGTTACGATTGATCCAATGAATCCATCGTTTGACCCTTCCCCTCTTATTCCTTACATGAAGTCACTTAATATCGAGTACTTCTATGAAAAACAAGGGATTATGGACCAAGCTACGAGTGTCAATGCCAGCTCTGTTTGTTCCTTCTGTTCTCGTATGAAACGTGGTCGAATATACGCAGCAGCTCGAAGGGAAGGATGGAACGTGTTGGCATTTGCTCATCATCTGGATGACTTAGCTGAAACTTTCTTAATGTCCGCCTTCCATAATGGTTTACTACACACAATGAAAGCACATTACACGATAAAGGAAGGCGACTTACGAGTAATTCGTCCGTTTATTTACGTTCGTGAAACCGAAACTCGAAAATTTGCCGAAACAGCTTTATTACCAGTGATCCCAGAAAACTGCCCTGCTTGTTTCGAAGCTCCTAAAGAACGTCATCGAGTGAAACAGTTGTTGGCTTCCCAGGAGATTCTTCATCCTCGAATGTTCTTTAGTTTAAGAGAAGCATTATACCCTCTGATGGGAAATAGTAAAAATTTTGACCAAAATCCAGACACtcttgtttctttgtttaaaaaagttaatgtaTTGGACAATGAATAA